GGGCCTCGGCACCTTCGAGGCCCAGCTGGCCCGCACCGAAGGCCCACCGGCTCCCGGCACCACGCTCTTCGACACACAGACCGGTTTCGCCGTACGCCGCTGGTGCCCCCCGCTGCTCGGTCTGGAACCGCACTGCCTGCCCGCTCGCTACCTCGCCAGGCGCCGTGAACTCGGCGTACTGGAGGCGGGGCGGCGCCTGCTGCGCGGCAGCGGCATCACGACGTATCTGATCGACACCGGTCTGCCCGGCGACCTCACCGGGCCGCCGGAGATGGCGTCGGCCGCGTCGGCCGAGGCCCATGAGATCGTGCGCCTGGAACTCCTCGCCGAACAGGTCGCCGACACCTCGGGCACCGTCGAGTCCTTCCTCGCCAACCTCGCCGAGTCGGTGCACGGCGCGGCGGTGAACGCGGTCGCCTTCACGTCCGTGGCGGGCGTACGGCACGGCCTCGCCCTCGCGCCGGAGCCGCCGGGGCCGGGGGAGGTGCGGGGCGCGGCGGGGCGCTGGCTGGCGGCGCGCACGGTCGGCGGCGAGCTGAGCGACCCGGTGCTGCTACGGCACCTGCTGTGGATCGCGGTGGCGTCCGGACTGCCGCTCCAGCTGCACGCGGGGCTGGGGGAGCCGGGCCTGCGCATCGACCGCACGGACCCGGTACTGCTGACGGACTTCGTCCGCGCGACGGCCGGCCTCGGCACCGACCTGATCCTGCTGCACGGCTACCCGTACCACCGCCACGCGGCCCACCTGGCCGGCGTCTTCCCGCACGTCTACGCCGACTCGGGCGCCGCCCTCATCCGCACGGGCGCCCGCGCGGCCACGATCCTCGCCGAGATCCTGGAACTGGCCCCCTTCGGCAAGATCCTCTTCTCCAGCGGCGCGCAGGCCCTGCCCGAACTGCATGTGGTGGGCGCCCAGCTCTTCCGCGAGGCCCTCGGCCGGGTCCTCGGCGGCTGGGTGGCCGAGGGGGCGTGGTCGCTGACGGACGCGCAACGGGTGGCGGGGATGGTGGCGGCGGGGAACGCTCGCCGGGTGTACGGGTTGGAGTGACGGGATGTACGGCTTGTCGCACCGTGCACAGACTGGGCGGATGCAGACCGACGTGTTACTCGACCGCTTCCTCTCCGCCCTGGAACCACTCGCCCCCCTCGCCGTCTGGGCGCACGGCTCGCTCGCCGGGGGCGACTACCAGGAGGGCCGCAGCGACCTGGACCTGATCGCGGTACTGGACGGCCCTCCCACGCCCCGCACCGTCTGGCGGCTGGCGAAGCTCCACGCCCGGCTGCGGGACGAGCCGCTCGCCGCGCAGCTGCACTGCACCTACGTGACGCCCGACTCGGCGGGTGACCCCGGCCGGCGCCATCTCACCTGGGCGCACGAGGAGCTGTTCAAACGGACGGTGACCCCGGTGACCCGGCGCGAGCTGCACGGCTTCGGACGGGTGCTGCACGGGCACGCTCCCGCCGGCCTGCTGCCGCCGGTTTCGGACCGGGAGCTCGCCGACTTCGTCGTACGCGACCAGCGGGACTTCTGGCGGCCGGCCGTCGACAACGCCCCGTTGTGGACGCGGGACGTGTGGGTCGACCTGGGGCTGGTCACCTTCGCACGGGCAGGCGTCACCCTGCGCGACGGCCGCCTGATCACCAAGCGGGAGGCCCTGGACCTGCTGCCCGGCCTCGGGGCGCCCGTGGAGGTCGTCGAGGACATCCGCAGGCGCCGCTACGA
Above is a window of Streptomyces sp. DT2A-34 DNA encoding:
- a CDS encoding amidohydrolase family protein; its protein translation is MIETPSLVDQYCHGVLRTELGLGTFEAQLARTEGPPAPGTTLFDTQTGFAVRRWCPPLLGLEPHCLPARYLARRRELGVLEAGRRLLRGSGITTYLIDTGLPGDLTGPPEMASAASAEAHEIVRLELLAEQVADTSGTVESFLANLAESVHGAAVNAVAFTSVAGVRHGLALAPEPPGPGEVRGAAGRWLAARTVGGELSDPVLLRHLLWIAVASGLPLQLHAGLGEPGLRIDRTDPVLLTDFVRATAGLGTDLILLHGYPYHRHAAHLAGVFPHVYADSGAALIRTGARAATILAEILELAPFGKILFSSGAQALPELHVVGAQLFREALGRVLGGWVAEGAWSLTDAQRVAGMVAAGNARRVYGLE
- a CDS encoding nucleotidyltransferase domain-containing protein gives rise to the protein MQTDVLLDRFLSALEPLAPLAVWAHGSLAGGDYQEGRSDLDLIAVLDGPPTPRTVWRLAKLHARLRDEPLAAQLHCTYVTPDSAGDPGRRHLTWAHEELFKRTVTPVTRRELHGFGRVLHGHAPAGLLPPVSDRELADFVVRDQRDFWRPAVDNAPLWTRDVWVDLGLVTFARAGVTLRDGRLITKREALDLLPGLGAPVEVVEDIRRRRYDDAAPPAEEWAARRAGLTRDYLGPAIDALVASYD